A single window of Anaerocolumna chitinilytica DNA harbors:
- a CDS encoding energy-coupling factor ABC transporter ATP-binding protein: MWMTKGKDTNKQMKDNLTKDTKDRGLIECSNLSFSYESGAQILKDITFSTKEGEAVGIVGANGAGKSTLLRILVGLETAYKGEVLIDKITVKRDTLAAVRAHAGYLFQDSDNQLFTQSVYQDVAFAPRNYGLEEKEVDKRVMEALETMGITHLKDKQIYKMSGGEKKMASIATLLSMTPDILLFDEPSIALDPSNRRTLINVLNRLKLTKLIASHDLDLILETCSRVILISEGRIVKDGPAEDILKDKAVLEANHLELPLCMQGYIPYKDAIDKGSKEGAE; this comes from the coding sequence ATGTGGATGACAAAAGGAAAAGATACGAATAAACAAATGAAGGACAATCTTACAAAGGATACGAAAGATAGAGGTTTAATAGAATGCAGTAATTTATCATTTTCCTATGAAAGTGGTGCTCAAATCCTAAAGGATATTACCTTCTCTACGAAGGAAGGAGAGGCTGTGGGAATTGTGGGTGCCAACGGAGCAGGTAAATCCACACTTCTTCGAATACTGGTCGGGTTGGAAACAGCTTATAAGGGAGAGGTGTTAATAGATAAGATTACGGTAAAGCGGGATACTTTAGCTGCGGTAAGAGCCCATGCCGGTTATTTATTCCAGGATTCCGATAATCAGCTTTTTACTCAAAGCGTCTATCAGGATGTTGCTTTTGCACCGAGAAACTATGGACTGGAAGAGAAGGAAGTTGATAAAAGAGTTATGGAGGCCCTTGAGACCATGGGAATTACTCATTTAAAGGACAAGCAGATCTATAAGATGTCCGGAGGAGAGAAGAAAATGGCTTCCATAGCCACCTTGTTATCTATGACACCGGATATTCTATTATTTGACGAACCCTCCATAGCACTTGACCCCAGTAACCGCAGGACTTTGATTAATGTACTTAACCGCCTGAAGCTGACAAAACTGATTGCTTCCCACGACTTGGATTTAATACTGGAGACCTGTTCCAGGGTTATCTTGATTTCAGAAGGACGGATTGTAAAGGATGGACCGGCAGAGGATATCTTAAAGGATAAGGCTGTTTTGGAGGCAAATCATTTGGAATTGCCGTTATGTATGCAAGGATATATTCCGTATAAGGATGCTATTGACAAGGGAAGCAAAGAAGGCGCAGAATGA
- the cbiQ gene encoding cobalt ECF transporter T component CbiQ, protein MAKITDAIFAVHELEEMAERKTEVNRVHPLVKLVVTLIYMIIVVSFQRYNFFGLFPFIIYPVILLKLSDIPLKTCLKKISGLIPLLLFIGIFNPIFDRTPVFILGRVGISGGAISMVTLFLKGMYCISASFLLIATTGIDGICYALRLLHVPNLLVTQFLLTYRYITVLMAEANDVYQAYSLRAPGEKGVKYKIWGSLLGQLLLRSIDRAGNLYESMLLRGFNGEFTYIRKTRMQDKDYAYLALWLGIFAALFIGIKILVR, encoded by the coding sequence ATGGCTAAAATAACAGATGCAATATTTGCCGTTCATGAATTGGAGGAAATGGCAGAGAGAAAGACGGAAGTTAACAGAGTACATCCTCTGGTGAAATTAGTTGTTACCCTGATATATATGATAATAGTAGTATCTTTTCAAAGATATAATTTTTTTGGTTTATTTCCCTTCATAATATATCCTGTTATCCTATTAAAACTCTCGGACATACCTCTTAAAACATGTCTAAAAAAGATAAGCGGACTTATTCCGTTGCTTCTATTTATAGGAATATTCAATCCTATTTTTGACAGAACACCTGTATTCATTCTTGGAAGAGTTGGAATATCCGGAGGAGCAATATCCATGGTTACACTGTTCCTAAAAGGAATGTATTGCATCTCAGCTTCTTTCCTATTAATTGCAACCACAGGTATTGATGGTATTTGCTATGCATTAAGGCTTCTGCATGTACCTAATCTGCTGGTTACACAGTTTTTGCTTACCTATCGCTATATTACGGTGCTAATGGCAGAAGCCAACGATGTGTATCAGGCCTATTCCTTAAGAGCCCCCGGAGAAAAGGGCGTGAAATATAAAATATGGGGTTCTCTTCTTGGACAACTGCTGCTTCGCTCTATCGATAGGGCAGGTAATCTATATGAAAGCATGTTGCTGCGAGGATTTAACGGTGAATTTACTTATATTAGGAAGACCAGGATGCAAGATAAGGATTATGCCTATTTGGCCTTATGGCTTGGGATATTTGCAGCACTCTTTATTGGAATAAAGATATTAGTTCGGTAA
- a CDS encoding energy-coupling factor ABC transporter permease: MHMADALIAPAVAATMYAASGVTTAYSIKKVRLENDPKKIPTMGIMSAFVFAAQMINFTIPGTGSSGHLCGGLLLSILLGPYAGFLSMVSVLLIQCLLFADGGLLALGANIWNMAFYGCFVGYLLIYRPLTGKTINKKSIMIASVLGSVISLQLGAFSVTLETLFSGITALSFGQFLALMQPIHLAIGTVEGLITGAVVIFLYNTRPELIQKGAPEGSYSFKKVMVIMGIAVLLIGGGLSLAASQHPDGLEWSIEKITGNTELAAKDTYSDAVQSAEKIQEKTAILPDYSFPDSNSPVGTSFSGIIGAGIVAVLTIGCGVLFKMFRRKDSTAE, from the coding sequence ATGCATATGGCAGATGCTCTTATTGCACCCGCTGTTGCAGCGACTATGTATGCTGCTTCCGGTGTAACAACGGCTTATTCAATAAAAAAGGTAAGACTTGAAAATGATCCTAAGAAAATACCGACTATGGGAATTATGTCAGCCTTTGTTTTTGCAGCCCAGATGATTAATTTTACAATTCCGGGCACCGGCTCCAGCGGACACTTATGCGGCGGGCTGCTGCTATCCATATTATTAGGACCTTACGCAGGATTTCTGTCAATGGTATCGGTTCTGCTGATACAATGTCTGTTATTTGCAGACGGAGGGTTATTGGCATTGGGAGCTAACATATGGAATATGGCTTTCTATGGATGTTTTGTAGGATATCTTTTAATCTACCGTCCTCTTACCGGCAAGACAATAAACAAAAAAAGTATAATGATAGCTTCTGTATTGGGAAGTGTAATAAGTCTTCAGTTGGGGGCATTCAGTGTGACCTTGGAGACCTTGTTCTCCGGTATTACCGCTCTGTCCTTCGGACAATTTTTAGCACTGATGCAGCCTATTCATCTTGCTATCGGTACCGTAGAAGGATTGATAACAGGGGCAGTTGTAATATTTTTATATAATACGAGACCGGAGCTGATTCAAAAAGGTGCACCGGAAGGAAGTTATAGTTTTAAAAAGGTAATGGTAATCATGGGAATCGCAGTACTTCTAATCGGCGGAGGGTTATCCCTTGCAGCGTCACAGCATCCGGACGGCCTTGAATGGTCTATTGAGAAAATTACAGGAAATACAGAGTTAGCTGCTAAGGATACATATTCAGATGCCGTACAATCAGCAGAAAAAATACAGGAAAAGACCGCAATATTACCGGATTATTCCTTCCCAGACAGTAATTCTCCTGTTGGAACCTCCTTTTCTGGAATTATCGGGGCTGGAATTGTAGCAGTGCTTACCATTGGCTGCGGCGTTTTGTTCAAGATGTTTCGAAGAAAAGACAGCACGGCGGAATAA
- a CDS encoding metal-sensing transcriptional repressor, with amino-acid sequence MEKKTTARLSKKVHAHILDGATSYTHTHEDGEEHKHSHQNTKAVLNRLSRASGHLESVKRMIEDGKDCSEVLIQLSAVIAALNSTGKIILEDHIQNCIVDAIESGDKTSLENLNKAIDRFIK; translated from the coding sequence ATGGAGAAGAAAACCACTGCACGGCTTAGTAAGAAAGTGCATGCACATATCCTGGATGGCGCTACAAGCTATACTCACACTCATGAAGATGGCGAAGAACATAAACACAGTCACCAAAATACAAAGGCAGTCTTAAACCGGTTATCCCGGGCCTCCGGTCATTTGGAATCCGTAAAACGGATGATTGAGGATGGGAAGGATTGCAGCGAGGTACTCATCCAGCTTTCGGCAGTAATTGCAGCTCTTAACAGTACCGGAAAGATAATACTGGAAGACCATATTCAGAATTGTATTGTGGATGCAATTGAATCGGGAGACAAAACTTCCCTAGAGAATCTTAACAAAGCGATTGATAGATTTATTAAGTAA
- the argC gene encoding N-acetyl-gamma-glutamyl-phosphate reductase encodes MKTKIFVDGSEGTTGLRIHERFQNRQDLEILTISPELRKDEMERKRLINASDITFLCLPDAAAKEAVAMVENENVKIIDTSTAHRTDREWAYGFPELSKEYKTKIQKGKRISVPGCHATGFISLLYPLITKGILPGDYPVSSFSLTGYSGGGKKMIAEYEDANRLAEYNAPREYALNQQHKHLKEMKYITGLSREPLFSPIVADYYSGMLVSVPFYLDMLKGVSSPEFVQELLTEYYKNELFVQVMPFGAEADKHGFLSGNSCSGWDGLKIYVTGNKERIVLSAHFDNLGKGASGAAIQCLNLMLGCKEEEGLVL; translated from the coding sequence ATGAAAACTAAAATATTTGTAGACGGAAGCGAAGGCACAACCGGACTTCGTATACATGAACGCTTTCAGAATCGCCAGGACCTGGAGATACTGACCATATCTCCGGAATTGAGAAAAGATGAAATGGAAAGAAAAAGGCTTATCAATGCTTCTGATATTACCTTTCTCTGCCTGCCAGATGCTGCTGCAAAAGAAGCAGTGGCTATGGTAGAAAACGAAAACGTTAAGATTATAGATACTTCGACAGCCCATAGAACTGACAGAGAATGGGCCTACGGTTTTCCGGAGCTATCGAAAGAATATAAGACTAAGATTCAAAAGGGCAAGCGAATCAGTGTACCCGGCTGCCATGCAACGGGCTTTATTTCCTTACTATATCCACTGATAACAAAAGGAATTCTCCCTGGGGACTATCCGGTCAGCAGTTTCTCCCTTACAGGATACAGCGGCGGCGGAAAAAAAATGATAGCGGAATATGAGGATGCTAATCGCCTGGCAGAGTACAATGCTCCCAGAGAGTATGCCTTAAACCAGCAGCATAAGCACCTGAAAGAGATGAAGTATATAACCGGCCTTAGTAGAGAACCTTTATTCTCTCCTATTGTAGCAGATTATTATAGCGGTATGCTGGTCTCGGTTCCTTTCTATCTGGATATGTTAAAGGGAGTTTCTTCGCCGGAGTTTGTACAGGAGCTTTTGACGGAATACTACAAGAATGAGCTCTTTGTTCAAGTCATGCCCTTTGGGGCAGAAGCCGATAAACATGGCTTCTTAAGCGGCAATAGCTGTTCCGGCTGGGACGGACTTAAGATCTATGTTACCGGTAATAAGGAACGGATTGTTTTATCCGCACATTTTGACAATCTGGGGAAAGGTGCTTCCGGTGCAGCTATTCAATGTCTGAATCTGATGCTTGGCTGTAAAGAGGAAGAAGGCCTGGTATTATAA
- a CDS encoding histidine phosphatase family protein: MKIVFVRHGEPDKTYVDEKGFIGMGRDMAPLTELGIAQAKEASRSPLLQGCQIIVASPYTRALYTAAILSKNANLDILVEIDLHEFLPDKTFQVKGEEENSNLHKEFIKCRGEYPQGETKKWETISEIIKRTKPVMDKYYDLGYEKIVVVAHGGVIRRYAGIDVIAYGEVLEVEYNKEFQCFGWV, translated from the coding sequence ATGAAGATTGTATTCGTAAGACACGGGGAACCGGACAAAACCTATGTGGACGAAAAAGGGTTTATCGGAATGGGAAGAGATATGGCTCCATTAACAGAGCTTGGGATAGCACAGGCGAAAGAGGCTTCTAGGAGTCCGCTGCTGCAAGGCTGCCAGATAATTGTAGCTTCGCCTTATACAAGGGCATTGTATACGGCAGCTATTCTCTCTAAAAATGCTAACTTGGATATCCTGGTGGAAATAGACCTACATGAATTCCTTCCGGATAAGACTTTTCAAGTAAAGGGAGAAGAAGAAAATTCAAATTTACATAAAGAATTCATTAAGTGCCGCGGGGAATATCCCCAAGGGGAAACAAAAAAATGGGAGACAATTTCTGAAATTATCAAACGTACGAAGCCTGTAATGGATAAGTACTATGATCTTGGATATGAGAAGATAGTTGTTGTCGCACATGGGGGAGTTATAAGAAGGTATGCAGGGATAGATGTAATAGCATACGGAGAAGTCTTAGAAGTTGAGTACAACAAAGAGTTTCAATGTTTTGGGTGGGTGTAA
- a CDS encoding cupin domain-containing protein, with protein sequence MEIKNVDLFTNDYIWKDSVGLITKSLGAAAGSQKIYVNIDTVPPKAYSTKYHSHSQQEEFFMVLSGTGTLRLNDKEVPVKQGDFFAKPAAQNIAHTFYNSGSDNLVILDVGTNEKEDTCYYPDDDMYLQKSNEQRRSFPGSAIDPLWTSEPN encoded by the coding sequence ATGGAGATAAAAAACGTTGATCTGTTTACGAATGATTATATCTGGAAGGATTCTGTTGGCTTAATCACAAAATCGTTAGGTGCAGCAGCAGGCAGCCAAAAAATTTATGTTAATATTGATACTGTTCCACCAAAAGCCTACAGCACGAAGTACCATAGTCATTCCCAGCAGGAAGAATTTTTTATGGTCCTTTCAGGGACCGGCACGTTACGACTGAACGACAAAGAAGTGCCCGTAAAGCAAGGTGATTTTTTTGCTAAGCCGGCAGCACAAAACATTGCTCATACATTTTATAATTCTGGCAGTGATAATTTGGTTATTTTAGATGTAGGAACAAATGAAAAGGAAGACACTTGTTACTATCCGGATGATGATATGTACTTACAAAAATCAAATGAGCAACGTCGTAGTTTTCCTGGCTCAGCTATTGATCCATTGTGGACATCAGAGCCGAATTGA
- the rfbD gene encoding dTDP-4-dehydrorhamnose reductase, whose amino-acid sequence MKVLVTGATGQLGYDVLKELKKRSIDAVGIGSKDCDITIQKAVFQMIENIMPNVIIHCAGYTAVDKAEDEVDKCNLINAEGTRNLALACNKYDITLLYISTDYVFSGDGIEPWQAEAERNPVSQYGKSKYQGEVAVEELLDKYFIVRVSWLYGINGKNFVKSMLKLADTQNSIKVVSDQIGSPTYTIDVAKILVDMIQTNKYGKYNVSNEGFCSWYEFAQEIFEYTSKTIEIIPITSEEYGAKAKRPFNSRMDSSKLVENGFESLPEWKNALKRFLKEYNGKQPLI is encoded by the coding sequence ATGAAGGTTTTAGTAACAGGTGCCACAGGGCAGTTAGGTTACGACGTTTTGAAAGAACTGAAGAAAAGAAGCATAGATGCTGTCGGCATCGGTTCAAAAGACTGTGATATAACCATTCAAAAGGCTGTCTTTCAGATGATAGAGAATATAATGCCAAATGTAATAATTCATTGTGCCGGTTATACTGCAGTTGATAAGGCTGAAGACGAAGTAGATAAATGTAATTTAATTAATGCAGAGGGAACAAGAAACCTTGCATTAGCGTGCAATAAATACGATATTACTCTATTGTATATAAGCACTGATTATGTATTCAGTGGAGATGGCATAGAACCATGGCAAGCAGAGGCTGAAAGAAACCCGGTCAGCCAGTATGGAAAAAGTAAGTATCAGGGAGAAGTGGCAGTTGAAGAACTGCTGGATAAATATTTTATAGTAAGAGTTTCGTGGTTATATGGAATTAACGGAAAAAATTTTGTTAAGTCTATGCTGAAACTTGCTGATACTCAGAATAGCATTAAGGTAGTTTCAGACCAGATTGGTTCACCGACATATACCATAGATGTGGCTAAAATTTTAGTGGATATGATTCAGACAAATAAATATGGAAAGTACAATGTATCAAATGAAGGTTTCTGCTCCTGGTATGAATTTGCTCAAGAAATATTTGAGTACACGAGTAAAACTATTGAAATTATTCCAATAACTAGTGAAGAGTATGGTGCAAAGGCAAAGAGACCCTTTAACAGCCGAATGGATAGTAGTAAACTGGTGGAAAACGGGTTTGAATCATTACCGGAATGGAAGAATGCTTTGAAGAGATTTCTAAAAGAATACAATGGGAAGCAGCCATTAATATAA
- a CDS encoding GNAT family N-acetyltransferase, which translates to MKEKAIKYLMKDQLLHIGMIEPINRNTADILYADSDCVLMKELKSNALMISAASFEKGHEVLSKISECSLIVAHQQFMADYISNKFGLNNKLECFQAAYLSKDKLVIDKSIEVRQLDINHADSVLKHYDLLSDSEIRALLKDGSIYGGYKDEVLVGFIGTHLEGSIGLLEVFPEYRHLGYGTVLESYMVNKILDMSAIPYAQVEVNNTKSMALQKKLGFNISENSIYWIFN; encoded by the coding sequence ATGAAAGAGAAAGCAATAAAATACTTGATGAAGGACCAACTGCTGCATATCGGGATGATTGAACCTATCAATAGGAACACCGCCGATATCTTATATGCAGATTCAGATTGTGTGTTAATGAAAGAACTAAAAAGCAATGCCCTAATGATATCTGCAGCTTCCTTTGAAAAAGGGCATGAAGTACTTAGTAAGATATCTGAATGCAGTCTTATTGTAGCGCATCAGCAATTCATGGCAGACTATATATCAAATAAATTCGGATTAAACAATAAACTTGAATGCTTTCAAGCAGCTTATCTGAGCAAAGATAAACTGGTTATAGATAAAAGTATAGAAGTAAGACAGTTAGATATCAACCATGCAGATTCAGTCTTGAAACATTATGATTTGCTGTCAGATTCAGAAATTAGAGCTCTTTTAAAAGACGGCAGTATATATGGGGGATATAAAGATGAAGTTCTTGTAGGCTTTATTGGAACTCATTTGGAAGGCAGCATAGGGTTGTTAGAGGTATTTCCTGAATACCGGCATCTGGGTTATGGCACAGTTCTTGAAAGTTATATGGTGAACAAAATACTTGATATGAGCGCTATACCTTATGCGCAGGTTGAAGTAAATAATACAAAGTCGATGGCATTGCAAAAGAAGCTTGGATTTAATATATCTGAGAACAGCATTTATTGGATTTTTAATTAA
- a CDS encoding YkvA family protein, protein MNLKERSKQLKIDIPAIFIALREKETPVIAKILAGVTIAYALSPIDLIPDFVPVLGYLDDVIILPLLITLTVRLIPADKFAECRLMAEGLWADGKPKKWYLALPIVAIWVIVIYSIIRIIWF, encoded by the coding sequence ATGAATCTGAAAGAAAGGTCAAAACAGTTGAAAATAGATATCCCCGCTATTTTTATAGCGTTGAGGGAAAAAGAGACGCCTGTAATTGCAAAAATTCTTGCCGGTGTTACCATTGCCTATGCATTATCCCCAATAGACCTTATACCAGATTTTGTACCTGTGCTAGGTTATTTGGATGATGTAATTATATTGCCGCTTCTTATCACACTGACGGTACGGTTGATTCCCGCAGACAAATTTGCTGAATGTCGTTTAATGGCTGAAGGACTATGGGCAGATGGCAAACCAAAGAAATGGTATTTGGCTTTACCGATTGTAGCCATATGGGTAATTGTGATATATTCTATTATAAGAATTATCTGGTTCTGA
- a CDS encoding S8 family serine peptidase has translation MKWKMKKLSILVIALLLLFQTACSKSEKTNESINSGKVQTTVSIAPTETQVTATPAEQTSKPAESQPATPLSSKKDNETKVSIKPFDDIRAFDGEKKILEENEYSLDDMITYTFNEGTVLKGNESRQKEIMDNGKNPGLGIRKLHEEGITGKGINVAIIDQNLLLHHPEFDGKIAKYYDTGCEQDPKSGSMHAPAVTSILVGSTVGVAPDSKVYFAAAPSWTRDSSFFAKGLNWIIKVNKKLPKDEKIRVVSVSAAPSGVGSPFIKNQKMWDKAVLAAQKEGILVLDCRDDKTTGIIAPAYYDPENPDDAAMCTGGFPTSKFIIPSSKIGVPTSYRTVAEEYVEGSPSYQYTGQGGLSWGIPYAAGVLALGWQVDPSLDNEQIVKTLFETSTKAKDGISSIINPTAFIDAIKKAKE, from the coding sequence ATGAAGTGGAAAATGAAAAAATTGAGTATTTTAGTTATCGCCTTGTTGCTATTATTTCAAACGGCTTGTAGTAAGTCTGAAAAAACAAACGAGAGTATCAATTCCGGCAAAGTTCAAACAACGGTAAGCATTGCCCCAACTGAGACACAGGTTACGGCAACTCCAGCTGAACAAACAAGTAAACCAGCTGAGTCCCAGCCAGCTACACCATTATCAAGTAAGAAGGATAACGAGACAAAAGTTTCTATTAAGCCATTTGATGATATAAGAGCCTTTGATGGAGAAAAGAAAATATTAGAGGAAAATGAATATAGTTTGGATGATATGATTACATATACTTTTAACGAAGGTACTGTTCTAAAGGGCAACGAAAGCCGGCAAAAAGAAATAATGGATAATGGTAAAAATCCCGGTCTTGGTATCAGAAAGCTTCACGAAGAAGGTATTACAGGTAAAGGTATTAATGTTGCAATTATTGACCAGAATCTTTTACTTCATCATCCGGAGTTCGATGGAAAAATAGCGAAATATTATGATACCGGTTGTGAGCAGGATCCCAAGAGTGGTTCCATGCACGCACCTGCGGTTACAAGTATTTTGGTTGGCAGCACAGTGGGAGTGGCACCGGATTCAAAGGTTTATTTCGCTGCTGCACCGTCCTGGACCAGAGATAGCTCTTTCTTTGCAAAAGGACTCAATTGGATTATTAAAGTGAATAAAAAATTACCGAAGGATGAAAAAATTCGTGTTGTGTCAGTGTCGGCAGCACCTTCAGGAGTTGGTTCTCCTTTTATAAAAAATCAGAAAATGTGGGATAAAGCAGTTCTTGCAGCCCAGAAGGAAGGAATTCTGGTATTAGATTGCCGAGACGATAAAACAACTGGTATTATTGCTCCGGCATACTATGATCCAGAGAATCCCGATGATGCTGCGATGTGTACAGGGGGATTCCCTACATCTAAATTTATAATCCCCTCTTCGAAAATAGGGGTACCGACGTCCTATAGAACAGTTGCCGAAGAATACGTGGAAGGCTCACCTTCCTACCAGTATACTGGTCAAGGCGGGTTAAGCTGGGGAATACCTTATGCAGCAGGAGTATTGGCTTTGGGATGGCAGGTTGACCCGTCCCTAGACAATGAGCAGATAGTTAAGACCCTTTTTGAGACCAGTACGAAAGCAAAGGACGGAATAAGTAGTATAATAAATCCAACCGCTTTTATTGATGCAATTAAGAAAGCTAAGGAATAG
- a CDS encoding class I SAM-dependent methyltransferase: MDTVWSTYIQKIGTLYLSRSLRFSDFFKESYIDTFMIDDKHRILEIGCGPGALTQSIHRWYPNAEIIGTDRDSEFIAFASKQAATIKFIQADATSLPFSDSSFDATISNTVQEHIEPSKFFGEQYRILKPNGVCLVLSARGGINIQAPCIIEQTELEKEIYKRTEKYFKEVDKKYNVCAYPLSELELPLTMQEYGFNNVSTSYLTINLTPDNPEYTKEMAYAMINTNRQIELDNIDLLPLIAPKIITLDEIDELKQIKNAKYDKRLHLYDKGVKQWDTNMSLVMVLRGTK, from the coding sequence ATGGATACAGTTTGGTCGACATATATTCAAAAAATTGGTACATTATACCTTAGTCGTTCATTACGGTTTTCCGATTTTTTTAAAGAGTCTTATATTGATACATTCATGATTGATGACAAACATAGGATATTAGAAATTGGTTGCGGACCTGGAGCATTAACACAATCAATACATCGTTGGTATCCTAATGCAGAAATCATAGGTACTGATAGGGATAGTGAATTTATTGCATTTGCATCTAAACAAGCTGCAACTATTAAGTTTATCCAAGCTGATGCCACAAGCTTGCCTTTTAGCGACAGTTCCTTTGATGCCACAATATCAAATACAGTGCAGGAACATATAGAGCCATCAAAGTTTTTTGGGGAACAATATCGTATTTTAAAACCCAATGGAGTATGCCTTGTTTTATCAGCAAGGGGAGGGATTAACATACAAGCACCATGTATTATTGAACAAACTGAATTAGAAAAAGAAATATATAAACGTACTGAGAAATATTTTAAAGAAGTAGATAAAAAATATAATGTATGCGCTTATCCCTTATCAGAGTTGGAATTGCCATTAACGATGCAGGAATATGGTTTCAATAATGTTTCTACAAGTTATTTAACTATAAACCTAACTCCAGATAATCCTGAATATACTAAAGAAATGGCATACGCAATGATTAATACTAATCGGCAAATTGAGCTTGATAACATTGACCTTTTACCTCTTATTGCACCAAAAATTATTACCTTGGATGAAATCGATGAATTAAAGCAGATTAAAAATGCCAAATATGATAAGCGTCTGCACCTATACGATAAAGGTGTAAAACAATGGGATACAAATATGTCATTAGTAATGGTGCTTCGAGGAACAAAATAA
- a CDS encoding chemotaxis protein CheW, with amino-acid sequence MEAKDKVEFWLKNLKLFALNSEVHCSREEKIIKQELIGTRNVNLAFNEMIKHMHSDMGFQYENIVKQPVVIKGGKQILLFTIGMNNYYTDISAIHEIITYPTRNYNQFKVNENPPMVAILNWYEGLVPVIQTHILIEEELSEENYLLIYDINKEIYAFTITKIYPKHEIDSSLYGKEIEIDNKKIKYLDFSSYEKQLIDVRMKLKM; translated from the coding sequence ATGGAAGCAAAAGACAAAGTTGAGTTTTGGTTGAAAAATTTAAAACTCTTCGCGTTGAACTCTGAAGTTCATTGTTCACGTGAAGAAAAAATAATAAAACAAGAACTCATTGGTACAAGAAATGTCAATTTAGCATTTAATGAAATGATAAAACATATGCATTCTGATATGGGATTCCAATATGAAAATATTGTAAAGCAACCTGTTGTTATTAAAGGTGGGAAGCAGATTCTACTCTTTACAATTGGAATGAATAATTATTACACCGATATTTCAGCCATTCATGAAATAATTACTTATCCGACAAGGAATTATAATCAATTTAAGGTTAACGAAAATCCACCAATGGTCGCAATCTTAAACTGGTATGAAGGATTAGTGCCAGTAATTCAGACGCATATACTTATAGAAGAGGAATTATCAGAAGAGAATTATTTACTTATTTATGATATTAACAAGGAAATATATGCTTTTACTATTACAAAAATCTATCCAAAGCATGAAATCGATAGTTCATTGTATGGAAAAGAAATAGAGATAGATAATAAAAAAATTAAGTATCTTGATTTTAGTAGTTATGAAAAGCAACTTATAGATGTTAGAATGAAATTGAAAATGTAA
- a CDS encoding MBL fold metallo-hydrolase: MDDWFTVEKIDDATYAISEYKHWEETHCYLLNGRYSSLLIDTGLGVGNIKKVVDNLTNLPIKVVTTHVHWDHIGGHKYFDNIGVYETEKDWINTNFPIPLSVVKMNLLKEPCEFPKEFDSEQYQIYQGQISFLLHENDVISLGDRNIKVIHTPGHSPGHICFHEIERNYLYSGDLIYEGTLDAFYPSTNPYQFMNSVKKVKELAVKKVLPAHHMLHISPDLIYDIDKGFTELYESGKLVQGNGLYQFGKFNIHI, translated from the coding sequence ATGGATGATTGGTTTACTGTTGAAAAAATAGATGATGCTACATATGCAATCAGTGAATATAAGCACTGGGAAGAAACACATTGTTATCTTCTTAATGGAAGATATAGCAGCCTTTTAATTGATACAGGGCTTGGTGTTGGAAATATTAAAAAGGTAGTTGATAATCTTACAAATCTACCGATAAAAGTAGTTACAACGCATGTTCATTGGGACCATATCGGAGGACATAAATATTTTGATAATATCGGTGTTTACGAAACAGAAAAAGACTGGATAAACACAAATTTTCCCATTCCATTAAGCGTTGTGAAAATGAATTTACTGAAAGAACCATGTGAGTTTCCAAAAGAGTTTGATAGCGAACAGTATCAAATTTATCAAGGTCAGATTTCGTTTTTATTACATGAAAATGATGTTATAAGTTTAGGGGATAGAAATATTAAAGTGATACATACACCTGGCCATTCTCCTGGTCACATATGTTTTCATGAAATAGAAAGGAATTATTTATATAGCGGTGATTTAATATACGAAGGGACTTTAGATGCATTTTACCCCTCAACCAATCCATATCAATTTATGAACTCTGTAAAAAAAGTTAAAGAATTAGCAGTAAAAAAGGTATTACCAGCACATCATATGCTTCATATAAGTCCAGACTTAATATATGATATTGATAAAGGTTTTACGGAATTATACGAATCAGGTAAACTTGTTCAAGGAAATGGATTGTACCAATTTGGTAAATTTAATATTCATATTTAA